Proteins encoded in a region of the Paucibacter sediminis genome:
- a CDS encoding formate dehydrogenase beta subunit, producing MSAAVTKIFVPRDSAALAVGADDVAAALQREAAQRGLAIELVRNGSRGLFWLEPLVEVATPAGRIAYGPVAPEDVPALLDAGLLAGGAHALRQGATDDIPYLARQERLTFARMGITDPLSLADYEAHQGWAGLRRALALDGAAIVQEVTQSGLRGRGGAAFPAGIKWRTVQQTAAEQKYIVCNADEGDSGTYSDRMTLEGDPFMLIEGMAIAALAVGATRGYIYIRSEYPHAIATMQEAIRRASAAGFLGASICGSGHAFELEVRKGAGSYVCGEETAMLESIEGKRGVVRAKPPLPAIEGLFGQPTVINNVITFATAPLILARGAQFYRDYGMGRSHGTLPFQLAGNIKHGGLVEKAFGLTLRELLIDFGGGSASGRPIKAVQVGGPLGAYIPASQWDVPLDYEAYAAMGAVLGHGGIVVHDDTADMAQLARYAMEFCAIESCGKCTPCRIGSTRGVEVIDRIKADQQREQQVVLLRDLCDTMLHGSLCAMGGMTPYPVLSALNHYPQDFGLAAVQEASAS from the coding sequence ATGAGTGCCGCCGTGACCAAGATCTTCGTGCCGCGCGACTCCGCCGCGCTGGCGGTGGGTGCCGACGACGTGGCCGCCGCCCTGCAGCGCGAGGCCGCGCAGCGCGGTCTGGCCATCGAGCTGGTGCGCAATGGTTCGCGCGGCCTGTTCTGGCTGGAGCCGCTGGTGGAAGTGGCCACGCCCGCCGGCCGCATCGCCTATGGCCCGGTGGCGCCCGAGGACGTGCCGGCCCTGCTGGACGCCGGCCTGCTGGCCGGTGGCGCGCATGCGCTCAGGCAGGGCGCGACCGACGACATCCCCTATCTCGCCAGGCAGGAGCGCCTGACCTTCGCCCGCATGGGCATCACCGACCCGCTCTCGCTGGCCGACTATGAGGCCCATCAGGGCTGGGCCGGGCTGAGGCGCGCGCTGGCGCTGGACGGCGCCGCCATCGTGCAGGAAGTGACGCAGTCGGGCCTGCGCGGCCGTGGCGGCGCGGCCTTCCCGGCCGGCATCAAGTGGCGGACGGTGCAGCAGACCGCGGCGGAGCAGAAATACATCGTCTGCAATGCCGACGAGGGCGACTCCGGCACCTACTCCGACCGCATGACGCTGGAAGGCGACCCCTTCATGCTGATCGAGGGCATGGCCATCGCCGCGCTGGCGGTGGGCGCCACGCGCGGCTATATCTACATCCGCTCCGAATACCCGCATGCCATCGCCACCATGCAGGAGGCGATCCGGCGCGCCAGTGCGGCCGGCTTCCTGGGCGCCAGCATCTGCGGCTCCGGCCATGCCTTCGAGCTGGAAGTGCGCAAGGGCGCGGGCTCCTATGTCTGCGGCGAGGAGACCGCGATGCTGGAAAGCATCGAGGGCAAGCGTGGCGTGGTGCGCGCCAAGCCGCCGCTGCCGGCCATCGAGGGCCTGTTCGGCCAGCCCACCGTCATCAACAACGTCATCACCTTCGCCACGGCGCCCCTCATCCTGGCGCGCGGGGCCCAGTTCTATCGAGACTACGGCATGGGCCGCTCGCATGGAACCTTGCCCTTCCAGCTGGCCGGCAATATCAAGCATGGCGGCCTGGTGGAGAAGGCCTTCGGCCTCACGCTGCGCGAGCTGCTGATCGATTTCGGCGGCGGCAGCGCCAGCGGTCGGCCCATCAAGGCGGTGCAGGTGGGTGGCCCGCTGGGCGCCTACATCCCGGCGTCGCAATGGGATGTGCCGCTGGACTACGAGGCCTATGCCGCGATGGGCGCGGTGCTGGGCCACGGCGGCATCGTCGTACACGACGACACGGCCGACATGGCCCAGCTGGCCCGCTACGCGATGGAGTTCTGCGCCATCGAGTCCTGCGGCAAATGCACGCCCTGCCGCATCGGCTCGACGCGCGGCGTCGAGGTGATAGACCGCATCAAGGCGGATCAGCAGCGCGAGCAGCAGGTCGTGCTGCTGCGCGATCTCTGCGACACCATGCTGCACGGTTCGCTGTGTGCCATGGGCGGCATGACGCCCTACCCGGTGCTCTCGGCACTGAACCATTACCCGCAGGACTTCGGCCTGGCCGCCGTGCAGGAGGCATCAGCATCATGA
- the fdhF gene encoding formate dehydrogenase subunit alpha, translating to MKNQEMDYGTPRRESKQEVTLEIDGFAVTVPAGTSLMRAAADAGIQVPKLCATDSLEPFGSCRLCLVEIEGRKGYPASCTTPAEAGMKVRTQSPKLQDLRKGVMELYISDHPLDCLTCAANGDCELQDMAGVTGLRNVRYGVGAAAGAHHCDAQKDESNPYFTYDPAKCIVCNRCVRACEETQGTFALTISARGFESRVAAGQDQPFMASDCVSCGACVQACPTATLQEKSVIQLGQPEHSVITTCAYCGVGCGFKAEMKGTQVVRMVPWKDGKANEGHSCVKGRFAWGYATHADRITKPMIRASIQDPWQEVSWEVALAHAASEFRRIQAKHGKDSIGGITSSRCTNEETYLVQKLVRAAFGNNNVDTCARVCHSPTGYGLGQTLGTSAGTQTFKSVEHADVVMVIGANPSDAHPVFASRLKKRLRGDGKRPGARLIVVDPRRIDLVKTPHVQAAHHLQLKPGTNVAVISALAHVIVTEGLVNEAYVAERCDTKSFNEWRAFVARPENSPEALEAASGVPAAEVRAAARLYATGGNAAIYYGLGVTEHSQGSTMVMGIANLAMATGNVGREGVGVNPLRGQNNVQGSCDMGSFPHELPGYRHVSDSTVRAQFEAAWGVAIDPEPGLRIPNMFDAALTGSFKGLYCEGEDIVQSDPNTQHVAAALMAMECVVVQDIFLNETAKYAHVFLPGSSFLEKDGTFTNAERRISRVRKVMPPLAGYADWEVTVKLSEALGYPMPYSMPEEIMAEIAALTPTFAGVSYAKIERLGSVQWPCNETTDEAGTAIMHVDKFVRGKGRFIITQYLPTDEKVTRRFPLLLTTGRILSQYNVGAQTRRTPNNEWHSEDRLEIHPHDAEERGIRQNDWVGIQSRAGETVLRATLTERVQPGVVYTTFHFPESGANVITTDNSDWATNCPEYKVTAVQVMPVQQPSHQSSWQQEYNRFNQVQQQLLQQAHEVVHGK from the coding sequence ATGAAAAACCAAGAAATGGACTACGGCACACCCCGGCGCGAATCCAAGCAGGAAGTCACGCTGGAGATCGACGGTTTTGCCGTCACCGTACCGGCCGGCACCTCGCTGATGCGCGCCGCGGCGGACGCCGGCATCCAGGTGCCCAAGCTCTGCGCCACCGACAGCCTCGAACCCTTCGGCTCCTGCCGGCTCTGCCTGGTCGAGATCGAGGGCCGCAAGGGTTATCCGGCCAGCTGCACCACGCCGGCCGAGGCCGGCATGAAGGTCAGGACCCAGAGCCCCAAGCTGCAGGACCTGCGCAAGGGCGTGATGGAACTCTACATCTCCGACCATCCGCTGGACTGCCTGACCTGCGCCGCCAACGGCGATTGCGAGCTGCAGGACATGGCCGGCGTGACCGGACTGCGCAATGTGCGCTACGGCGTCGGTGCGGCAGCAGGGGCGCATCATTGCGACGCCCAGAAGGACGAGTCCAACCCCTACTTCACCTACGACCCCGCCAAGTGCATCGTCTGCAACCGCTGCGTGCGCGCCTGCGAGGAGACCCAGGGCACGTTTGCGCTCACCATCTCGGCCCGCGGCTTCGAGTCGCGCGTGGCCGCCGGGCAGGACCAGCCCTTCATGGCCTCCGACTGCGTCAGCTGCGGCGCCTGCGTGCAGGCCTGCCCCACCGCCACGCTGCAGGAGAAGAGCGTCATTCAGCTGGGCCAGCCCGAGCACAGCGTCATCACCACCTGCGCCTATTGCGGCGTGGGCTGCGGCTTCAAGGCCGAGATGAAGGGCACGCAGGTGGTGCGCATGGTGCCCTGGAAGGACGGCAAGGCCAACGAGGGCCACAGCTGCGTGAAGGGCCGCTTCGCCTGGGGCTATGCCACCCATGCCGACCGCATCACCAAGCCGATGATCCGCGCTTCCATCCAGGACCCCTGGCAGGAGGTCAGCTGGGAGGTGGCGCTGGCCCATGCGGCGAGCGAGTTCCGCCGCATCCAGGCCAAGCATGGCAAGGATTCGATCGGCGGCATCACCTCCTCGCGCTGCACCAACGAGGAAACCTATCTGGTGCAGAAGCTGGTGCGCGCCGCCTTTGGCAACAACAACGTCGACACCTGCGCGCGCGTCTGCCACTCGCCCACCGGCTATGGCCTGGGCCAGACCCTGGGCACCTCGGCCGGCACCCAGACCTTCAAGTCGGTGGAGCATGCCGATGTGGTGATGGTGATCGGCGCCAACCCCAGCGATGCCCACCCGGTGTTCGCCTCGCGCCTGAAGAAGCGCCTGCGGGGTGATGGAAAAAGACCGGGTGCCCGGCTGATCGTGGTCGATCCGCGCCGCATCGACCTGGTGAAGACTCCCCATGTCCAGGCCGCCCACCATCTGCAGCTCAAGCCCGGCACCAATGTGGCGGTGATCAGCGCGCTGGCCCATGTGATCGTCACCGAGGGCCTGGTGAACGAGGCCTATGTGGCCGAACGCTGCGACACCAAGAGCTTCAACGAGTGGCGCGCGTTCGTGGCCCGGCCCGAGAACTCGCCCGAGGCGCTGGAGGCCGCCAGCGGCGTGCCGGCGGCCGAGGTGCGCGCGGCCGCGCGCCTGTACGCCACGGGTGGCAATGCCGCGATCTATTACGGCCTGGGCGTGACCGAGCACAGCCAGGGCTCCACCATGGTGATGGGCATTGCCAACCTGGCCATGGCCACCGGCAATGTCGGCCGCGAGGGCGTGGGCGTGAATCCGCTGCGTGGCCAGAACAATGTGCAGGGTTCCTGCGATATGGGCAGCTTCCCGCATGAGCTGCCGGGCTACCGCCATGTCTCCGACAGCACGGTGCGCGCGCAGTTCGAGGCCGCCTGGGGTGTAGCGATCGACCCCGAGCCGGGCCTGCGCATCCCGAACATGTTCGACGCCGCGCTCACCGGCAGCTTCAAGGGCCTGTACTGCGAGGGCGAGGACATCGTGCAGTCCGACCCCAACACCCAGCATGTGGCCGCCGCGCTGATGGCGATGGAATGCGTGGTGGTGCAGGACATCTTCCTCAACGAGACCGCCAAGTACGCCCATGTGTTCCTGCCGGGCTCCAGCTTCCTGGAAAAGGACGGCACCTTCACGAATGCGGAGCGCCGCATCTCGCGCGTACGCAAGGTGATGCCGCCGCTGGCCGGCTATGCCGACTGGGAGGTCACCGTCAAGCTCTCCGAGGCGCTCGGCTATCCCATGCCCTACAGCATGCCCGAGGAGATCATGGCCGAGATCGCGGCGCTCACGCCCACCTTCGCGGGCGTCAGCTACGCCAAGATCGAACGCCTGGGCAGCGTGCAATGGCCTTGCAACGAAACCACCGACGAGGCCGGCACCGCCATCATGCACGTCGACAAGTTCGTGCGCGGCAAGGGGCGCTTCATCATCACCCAGTACCTGCCCACCGACGAGAAGGTGACGCGCCGCTTCCCGCTGCTGCTCACCACCGGCCGCATCCTCAGCCAGTACAACGTCGGCGCGCAGACGCGCCGCACGCCCAACAACGAGTGGCACAGCGAGGACCGGCTGGAGATCCACCCGCACGACGCCGAGGAGCGCGGCATCCGGCAGAACGATTGGGTCGGCATCCAGAGCCGCGCCGGCGAGACCGTGCTGCGCGCCACGCTCACCGAGCGGGTGCAGCCGGGCGTGGTCTACACCACCTTCCACTTCCCCGAGTCGGGCGCCAACGTCATCACCACCGACAACTCCGACTGGGCCACCAACTGCCCCGAGTACAAGGTCACGGCGGTGCAGGTGATGCCGGTGCAGCAGCCCTCGCACCAGTCGAGTTGGCAGCAGGAGTACAACCGCTTCAACCAGGTGCAGCAGCAGCTGCTGCAGCAGGCGCATGAGGTGGTGCATGGCAAGTAA
- the fdhD gene encoding formate dehydrogenase accessory sulfurtransferase FdhD translates to MASNSSKPGFCEGARTLPVKRVRAGQGLELMQDWVADEVPVALEYNGISHAVMLATPLDLEDFALGFSLSEGILSAAHELYGVEEEASELGITLHLRVAGEAFARLKERRRSMAGRTGCGLCGTESLGQVARNLPVLPGGQVLQREAISHAMAQFVDLQTLQQATGAVHAAAWCSADGEVQWLREDVGRHNALDKLIGALARHTVDASQGFIAVTSRASFEMVQKTAAAGVPLLAAVSAPTSFAVATATRANMTLVGFARQQDLVVYCHPERLALEHLSSAHHAH, encoded by the coding sequence ATGGCAAGTAACAGCAGCAAGCCGGGCTTTTGCGAGGGCGCGCGCACCCTGCCGGTGAAACGCGTGCGCGCCGGCCAGGGCCTGGAGCTCATGCAGGACTGGGTGGCCGACGAGGTGCCGGTGGCGCTGGAATACAACGGCATCTCGCATGCGGTGATGCTGGCCACGCCGCTGGACCTGGAAGACTTCGCGCTCGGCTTCTCGCTCAGCGAGGGCATCCTGAGCGCCGCGCACGAGCTCTACGGCGTCGAGGAGGAAGCCTCCGAGCTGGGCATCACCCTGCACCTGCGCGTCGCCGGCGAGGCCTTTGCGCGCCTCAAGGAACGGCGCCGCTCGATGGCCGGCCGCACCGGTTGCGGCCTCTGCGGCACCGAAAGCCTGGGCCAGGTGGCCCGCAACCTGCCCGTGCTGCCCGGGGGTCAGGTCTTGCAGCGCGAGGCCATCAGCCATGCGATGGCGCAGTTCGTCGATCTGCAGACCCTGCAGCAGGCCACCGGCGCGGTGCATGCCGCCGCCTGGTGCTCGGCCGATGGCGAGGTGCAATGGCTGCGCGAGGACGTGGGCCGCCACAACGCGCTGGACAAGCTGATCGGCGCACTGGCCCGCCACACGGTGGATGCCTCGCAGGGTTTCATTGCCGTCACCAGCCGCGCCAGTTTCGAGATGGTGCAGAAGACCGCCGCCGCCGGCGTGCCCCTGCTGGCGGCCGTCTCGGCGCCCACCTCCTTCGCGGTGGCCACCGCCACGCGTGCCAACATGACCCTGGTGGGCTTCGCGCGCCAGCAGGACCTGGTGGTCTACTGTCATCCCGAGCGGCTCGCGCTTGAACATCTTTCCTCTGCGCATCATGCACATTGA
- a CDS encoding formate dehydrogenase subunit delta — protein sequence MHIDTLVRMANQIGAFFEAMPDHQEAVEGIAQHLKKFWEPRMRRELLAQLDGGHNPGLHAMVLEAIQRHRSLLA from the coding sequence ATGCACATTGACACCCTGGTCCGCATGGCCAACCAGATCGGCGCCTTCTTCGAGGCCATGCCCGATCATCAGGAGGCGGTGGAAGGCATCGCCCAGCACCTCAAGAAGTTCTGGGAGCCGCGCATGCGGCGCGAGCTGCTGGCCCAGCTCGACGGCGGCCACAACCCGGGCCTGCACGCCATGGTGCTGGAGGCGATCCAGCGGCATCGCAGCCTGCTGGCCTGA
- a CDS encoding alpha/beta fold hydrolase — MTASWLQPLHLEGRQLQIESQWLSAERRARPLVVFLHEGLGSLSQWRDFPQRLCDALQCRGLLFSRPGYGNSTPRTEPWPQDYLQRQTRTLLPAYFDALGLQHERLFLFGHSDGASLALLFAAAYPARVRGLAALAPHLFVEPMTLAGLRQAKQAFESGRSLRAALARHHADVDSAFYGWNDAWLRPGFEQWNIEADLRGLACPVLALQGEGDEYGSLAQIEAVGRIHADTRVVALAQCGHAPQKDQPEAVIAHTRALLPEFS; from the coding sequence ATGACGGCAAGCTGGCTGCAGCCGCTGCACCTCGAGGGCCGGCAGCTGCAGATCGAATCGCAATGGCTGAGCGCCGAACGGCGCGCCCGGCCCCTGGTGGTGTTCCTGCACGAGGGCCTGGGTTCGCTGTCGCAATGGCGCGATTTCCCGCAGCGCCTGTGCGATGCGCTGCAGTGCCGCGGCCTGCTGTTCTCGCGCCCCGGCTATGGCAACAGCACGCCGCGCACCGAGCCCTGGCCGCAGGACTATCTGCAGCGCCAGACGCGCACGCTGCTGCCGGCCTATTTCGACGCGCTCGGCCTGCAGCACGAGCGCCTGTTCCTGTTCGGCCACAGCGACGGCGCCAGCCTGGCCCTGCTGTTCGCCGCCGCCTATCCGGCGCGCGTGCGCGGCCTGGCAGCGCTGGCGCCGCATCTGTTCGTCGAGCCGATGACGCTCGCGGGCCTGCGCCAGGCCAAGCAGGCGTTCGAGTCCGGCCGCTCGCTGCGCGCCGCGCTGGCACGCCACCATGCCGACGTCGACTCGGCCTTCTATGGCTGGAACGACGCCTGGCTGCGCCCGGGCTTCGAGCAATGGAATATCGAGGCCGATCTGCGCGGCCTGGCCTGCCCGGTGCTGGCCCTGCAGGGCGAGGGCGATGAATACGGCAGCCTGGCGCAGATCGAGGCGGTGGGGCGCATCCATGCGGACACGCGCGTGGTGGCGCTGGCGCAATGCGGCCACGCACCGCAAAAGGACCAGCCCGAGGCCGTCATCGCCCACACCAGGGCGCTGCTGCCCGAGTTCAGCTGA
- a CDS encoding GGDEF domain-containing protein, with protein sequence MRTELEGLAAENLALRGQLDALLREARANEDKLRRFEGLEHRLIGAGSVVELVKLLLCDYKPAFGIDSVTLSLLDRELELSRLLKTQGEPELEALRLLPLGDELEALYGMTPRPWLGPFDARRHGDLFGAVRPRSVALLPLLRRGELIGSLHFGSLDAQRYDAQAGTQFLERLAAIVAVCLESVLNQERLKLAGLTDMLTGVHNRRYFEHRCQIEIAQARRHHHALACLFLDVDFFKRINDSHGHARGDLVLRTVGLLIQAQLRAGDTVARWGGEEFVVLLPRAAAAAARDIAERIRQRIAVQQVPAAAGQVLNITASIGLAMLEEVDGSAADATLPAVAERLVAAADAALYRAKQGGRNLVVGPGIGALIS encoded by the coding sequence GTGCGAACAGAACTCGAGGGATTGGCGGCAGAGAACCTGGCCTTGCGGGGCCAACTCGACGCACTGCTGCGCGAGGCGCGTGCCAACGAAGACAAGCTGCGCCGCTTCGAGGGTCTGGAGCATCGCCTGATCGGCGCGGGCTCGGTGGTCGAGCTGGTGAAGCTGCTGCTGTGCGACTACAAGCCGGCCTTCGGCATCGACAGCGTGACCCTGAGCCTGCTGGACCGCGAGCTGGAGCTGAGCCGCCTGCTCAAGACCCAGGGCGAGCCGGAGCTGGAGGCGCTGCGCCTGCTGCCGCTGGGTGACGAGCTCGAGGCCCTCTACGGCATGACGCCGCGGCCCTGGCTGGGGCCCTTCGATGCGCGCCGCCATGGCGACCTGTTCGGTGCGGTCCGGCCGCGCTCGGTGGCGCTGCTGCCGCTGCTGCGCCGCGGCGAGCTGATCGGCAGCCTGCATTTCGGCAGCCTGGATGCGCAGCGCTACGACGCGCAGGCGGGCACCCAGTTCCTCGAGCGCCTGGCGGCCATCGTCGCGGTATGCCTGGAGAGCGTGCTGAACCAGGAGCGGCTCAAGCTCGCCGGCCTCACCGACATGCTCACCGGCGTGCACAACCGCCGCTACTTCGAGCACCGCTGCCAGATCGAGATCGCGCAGGCGCGCCGCCACCACCATGCGCTGGCCTGCCTGTTCCTGGACGTGGACTTCTTCAAGCGCATCAACGACAGCCATGGCCATGCGCGCGGCGACCTGGTGCTGCGCACCGTGGGCCTGCTGATCCAGGCGCAGCTGCGCGCCGGCGACACGGTGGCGCGCTGGGGCGGCGAGGAATTCGTGGTGCTGCTGCCGCGCGCGGCGGCGGCCGCGGCGCGCGACATCGCCGAGCGCATCCGCCAGCGCATCGCCGTCCAGCAAGTGCCGGCGGCCGCCGGCCAGGTGCTCAACATCACCGCCTCGATCGGGCTGGCGATGCTGGAGGAGGTGGACGGCTCGGCCGCCGACGCCACCCTGCCGGCGGTGGCCGAACGCCTGGTGGCCGCCGCCGATGCCGCGCTCTACCGCGCCAAGCAGGGCGGGCGCAATCTGGTGGTGGGGCCGGGCATAGGCGCGCTGATCAGCTGA
- a CDS encoding antibiotic biosynthesis monooxygenase family protein, translated as MILELADIRIQPGQQAAFEEALHRGVQSVISRAQGFVGYRLRKGLESPERYLLLIEWATLEDHTVHFRGGPLFAEWRAIVGGFFASPPQVEHFCQV; from the coding sequence ATGATTCTGGAACTTGCCGATATCCGCATCCAGCCCGGCCAGCAGGCCGCTTTCGAGGAAGCCCTGCATCGCGGCGTGCAGAGCGTGATCTCGCGTGCCCAGGGCTTTGTGGGCTACCGCCTGCGCAAGGGCCTGGAGTCGCCCGAGCGCTATCTGCTGCTGATCGAATGGGCCACGCTGGAAGACCATACGGTGCATTTCCGCGGCGGGCCGCTGTTCGCCGAATGGCGTGCCATCGTCGGCGGCTTCTTCGCTAGCCCCCCGCAAGTGGAACATTTCTGCCAGGTATGA
- a CDS encoding alpha/beta hydrolase family protein: MNARLLPLVLTLALLGCAGPRGHQRSQAPAPQAQHLANAQALAASGYRAPIQEGASFSPQHWLVQGEKLPLALTLPSQGQALPLVVYLPGLGESEQAGALWRQAWARAGYAVLSVQPLDEDALAWGSELARAAEFRTLARERHAASAARLARLDALLQEARRRAAAGDPDCARLDFGRMAIAGYDLGAQSALLLASQFRASILLSPLVAPGEEGAARYAGIQVPVLSITARQDLDPSGFVASAEARQLPFRLMPAGAKYLLLLDGANHARLAGHSEEELDALAQDRSAARAGSNTGNGRRGRGGSGNLPRGAEPTPMLPSARGLPLRESHGKAEFDVLIAGTTVAFLDAHLRERPAARQWLQAQAQAWLGELGQWQQR; this comes from the coding sequence ATGAACGCAAGGCTGCTGCCGCTGGTGCTGACGCTGGCCCTGCTCGGCTGCGCCGGCCCGCGCGGCCATCAGCGCAGCCAGGCGCCCGCGCCGCAGGCGCAGCACCTGGCGAACGCCCAGGCGCTGGCGGCCAGCGGCTACCGTGCGCCCATCCAGGAGGGCGCAAGCTTCAGCCCGCAGCATTGGCTGGTGCAGGGCGAGAAGCTGCCGCTGGCGCTGACCCTGCCGAGCCAGGGTCAGGCCTTGCCCCTGGTGGTCTATCTGCCCGGCCTGGGCGAGTCCGAACAGGCCGGTGCGCTGTGGCGCCAGGCCTGGGCGCGCGCCGGCTACGCGGTGCTGTCGGTGCAGCCGCTGGACGAGGACGCGCTGGCCTGGGGCTCGGAGCTGGCGCGTGCCGCCGAGTTCAGGACCCTGGCACGCGAGCGCCATGCCGCCAGCGCGGCGCGCCTGGCCAGGTTGGACGCGCTGCTGCAGGAGGCGCGCCGCCGCGCCGCCGCCGGCGACCCCGATTGCGCAAGGCTGGACTTCGGCCGCATGGCCATCGCCGGCTACGACCTGGGCGCCCAGAGCGCCCTGCTGCTGGCGTCGCAGTTCCGCGCCAGCATCCTGCTCAGCCCGCTGGTGGCGCCGGGCGAGGAAGGCGCCGCGCGCTATGCCGGCATCCAGGTGCCGGTGCTGAGCATCACCGCCAGGCAAGACCTGGACCCGAGCGGCTTCGTCGCCTCCGCCGAGGCGCGCCAGCTGCCCTTCCGCCTGATGCCCGCCGGCGCCAAATACCTCTTGCTGCTGGACGGCGCCAACCATGCGCGCCTGGCCGGCCACAGCGAGGAGGAGCTGGACGCGCTGGCGCAGGACCGCAGCGCCGCGCGCGCCGGCAGCAACACCGGCAACGGCCGGCGTGGGCGTGGCGGCAGCGGCAACCTGCCGCGCGGCGCCGAGCCGACCCCCATGCTGCCCAGCGCGCGCGGCCTGCCGCTGCGCGAGTCGCATGGCAAGGCGGAGTTCGACGTGCTGATCGCCGGCACCACGGTAGCCTTTCTGGACGCCCATCTGCGCGAGCGCCCGGCCGCGCGGCAGTGGCTGCAGGCGCAGGCGCAGGCCTGGCTGGGCGAGCTGGGGCAGTGGCAGCAGCGCTAA